In one Pseudomonas sp. 31-12 genomic region, the following are encoded:
- the dapF gene encoding diaminopimelate epimerase, which yields MPLRFHKMHANGDDFVVVDSRNSVNPVTGSMARRMGDRNRGVGFNQLAVVLDCDDADARLMFWNADGSTLDVCGSATRGAADMLMRESNAMSIAFRTNRGLLTCERTSTGAISVDMGKPFVGWSDVPLAQEMDTAELPLDGGPTACSMGNPHCTYFVDDLAAIDIATIGPAIETNPLFPLRTNVHFVQIIDRKHIRLRIWERCGGIPLGSGSCSCGAVVNGIRRGLLDDSVEVECDGGTVTVQWDGVGSVFLSGPVETTFSGTLAGSWSNR from the coding sequence ATGCCACTGAGATTTCACAAGATGCACGCCAATGGTGATGACTTCGTTGTTGTGGACTCGCGAAACTCGGTCAATCCAGTAACAGGCTCCATGGCTCGGCGAATGGGTGATCGCAACCGCGGCGTTGGATTCAATCAACTCGCAGTGGTGCTCGATTGTGATGATGCCGATGCGCGCTTGATGTTTTGGAACGCAGATGGCTCCACGCTGGACGTGTGTGGCAGCGCAACGCGGGGTGCTGCGGATATGCTGATGCGCGAATCGAATGCTATGTCGATAGCATTCCGAACCAACCGGGGGCTGCTCACTTGCGAACGAACCTCCACCGGCGCCATTTCGGTCGACATGGGAAAGCCCTTTGTTGGGTGGTCGGATGTTCCGCTGGCTCAGGAAATGGATACCGCTGAATTACCCCTTGATGGGGGGCCAACTGCGTGCAGCATGGGCAATCCGCACTGCACTTATTTTGTCGATGATCTTGCGGCGATTGATATCGCGACAATCGGACCCGCCATTGAAACCAACCCTCTGTTTCCCCTCAGGACGAACGTGCATTTCGTCCAGATCATTGACCGAAAGCATATCCGGTTGCGCATTTGGGAACGCTGCGGCGGTATACCGCTTGGTTCAGGTTCCTGCTCGTGCGGTGCCGTTGTTAACGGAATTCGTCGTGGTTTGTTAGATGATTCGGTTGAGGTTGAATGTGACGGTGGCACCGTAACCGTTCAATGGGATGGCGTGGGATCGGTGTTTCTCAGTGGGCCGGTAGAGACAACTTTTTCGGGGACACTCGCGGGTAGCTGGTCAAATCGGTAA